In Ktedonobacteraceae bacterium, a genomic segment contains:
- a CDS encoding DEAD/DEAH box helicase, translating into MHLTPSEAFEHIKESMIEYLETAYKIAHPAIFAERGEILRQRGVVAQAPFIEAIPAFPTAHKLAELEALYPQSVPAGLAALVQHGVPIDRFPLYTHQEEALLTAYGDQPNLLVATGTGSGKTESFLLPILADILREAPWWEPVADQERPSRFDPQKGWLHSRRHERRPAAMRALVLYPMNALVNDQLSRLRRILARGTSPEWQKEHLQGNVIHFGMYTGMSQPTGNWAYKQPRDRFAAYLEKLRQDWDKLRADLRDTGTWPRPDSTEMLCRWDIQSAPPDILVTNYSMLEYMLIRPIEARIFELTRRWLESTPEARITLVLDEAHTYTGAKGTEVAYLVRRLKERLGLPSGSPQFRAIATTASVPADADEQLLEFISDLFGEPASRFTLIRTGNAARGTSTRQASSRSLYAFGRFYERFSLNDPVPAIEQLASELELGPVDTQVDPQVALYALLEQNHDIDWVRQRTARRATLLDVLAEECWPGLSISEERERATAGILAAGSFARASALPDTPPLLSMRMHLFFRGIYGIWACMDPDCSAAPPLPTSVASRPVGKLYMDPRPWCECGARVLELFSCRHCGLLYLGGIPDSAQGSLWPWSDDLSGKREDIQQFQIFGVEAPDAYASCEYRSTRTTLHTHQHDSYARPVYPAEPAQENDIQVSQFPSQCPRCRNYRQMGKDGREVIEPLRTKGPRTFSIVAEDGFRVQPRAAYGPPPNYGRKTLLFTDSRQEAAQLAADLRDDHHNDIFRQLVYRVLLSCPDCAGTGSTEDEGKGPYIIGQEQSVQTKPCTTCIGTGRHPHPQPMTFEQVREQVIALQLQRGINPTNGRIRDYFARMYNGDEASYEAAYKEAETAFHVGLRRELSQRDFALEPLGLAYWRFVLPELIGAFPQLSQDETRLFLQAVTRILATENVLLPPRPLAPWEWPENLVKGYERAVLVWGYVKSPGDGRQTISYNLQNKRKLGRYVIAVSEALVRLGRLPNREAAAKWVSELVTPLWNALKGLNILDRAGKKYGNEVPYGIRIDGFELQPLGDTVHQCTACAYIMGGVLFDVCLRCGQRTSPTPVSSIRNFYRRAALHALPASLFDDPYPLRSAEHTAQISGKEARDEERWFQDLFHDHQQPDDYRIDVLSVTTTMEMGIDIGSLLSVGMRNMPPTVANYQQRAGRAGRRGSALATVLAFAQFRPHDQYYFAHPPEIVSNPPRVPALYLNNAVIARRHVRSLILQDFFSSMLKSRQASQQGSLFAAWGTIADFTNMQGAVRLRQYLATHRASLIARCEQIVGSAFLHRLGAWISDLVGEVQSTVNGGEAKASVLHELITAGYLPKYAFPVDVVSLFIPSEKSSYDYDEWEIIENDGMERDLKIALAEYAPGAEVIRGKFPNTYIYQSVGVYDRYNANPHYHPSGALIECADCQSIMLVDNIEDAPDQCAECGSFHVMALPYVRPPGFTVDCALPNGGGELYERGGRERGGYAIPPRLLVGETSFTTGKPQVPFAPSLYVRVRRGKLFTCNKGPNPDFPGFIICPVCGRALDPDNPGSHRYPASVPPFSGRNAGPRAGDWCPNTTDFRNQVILGHQFVSEVILLGVDLPATMDAPLQQPSGRAAWYSFGVLVANAAAIILQIDPGELKVGVRAVRRGLDHRLHGEVFLYDDVPGGAGYARAIEQNMQPILEKALELGEQCANPACGGACYHCMFDYRNQALHLLLDRALGAALLRFVLRHQEPSLSSAHMSRSAVPLAEYAKTSWQILPGRVVGDQYFPCVLRDQEGLEVGIWVIHPLQARPTSDERQAFLSKHGLRCAVHTTFDLERRPFWVLNHLVTR; encoded by the coding sequence ATGCATCTCACACCAAGTGAGGCATTCGAACACATCAAAGAGTCGATGATCGAATACCTGGAAACGGCTTATAAGATCGCGCATCCTGCTATCTTTGCTGAACGCGGGGAGATCCTCCGCCAACGGGGAGTGGTTGCTCAAGCCCCATTTATTGAAGCAATCCCAGCATTTCCAACAGCACATAAACTCGCAGAACTTGAGGCATTGTATCCGCAGAGCGTTCCCGCTGGGCTGGCTGCACTGGTGCAACATGGCGTGCCCATTGACCGCTTTCCCCTCTATACCCACCAGGAAGAAGCTCTACTGACCGCTTACGGAGATCAGCCTAACCTGCTGGTCGCCACCGGGACAGGCTCTGGAAAGACCGAAAGCTTTCTCCTCCCCATTCTGGCAGATATTTTGCGGGAGGCCCCGTGGTGGGAACCGGTTGCTGACCAGGAACGTCCAAGTCGTTTTGATCCCCAGAAAGGCTGGCTCCATAGTCGGAGGCATGAACGTCGCCCGGCGGCCATGCGTGCCCTCGTGCTCTACCCGATGAATGCTCTAGTGAACGATCAGCTCTCGCGCCTGCGCCGTATCCTCGCCCGTGGAACCTCGCCTGAGTGGCAGAAAGAACACCTGCAGGGGAACGTCATTCACTTCGGTATGTATACCGGTATGTCGCAACCCACCGGAAACTGGGCCTACAAGCAGCCGCGAGATCGCTTCGCCGCCTATCTTGAGAAGCTCAGGCAGGATTGGGACAAGTTGCGCGCCGATCTGCGCGATACTGGCACCTGGCCGCGTCCGGACAGCACAGAGATGCTCTGTCGCTGGGATATCCAGTCCGCGCCCCCTGACATCCTGGTCACGAACTACTCCATGCTTGAGTATATGCTGATCCGCCCCATTGAGGCGAGGATCTTTGAGCTCACGCGACGGTGGCTGGAGAGTACACCGGAGGCACGTATAACGCTTGTGCTGGATGAGGCGCACACGTATACGGGGGCGAAGGGAACCGAAGTCGCCTATCTGGTCAGGCGTCTCAAAGAACGGCTGGGATTACCTTCAGGTTCACCGCAGTTTCGCGCCATAGCTACAACAGCTTCCGTCCCGGCAGATGCTGATGAGCAATTACTGGAGTTTATCTCGGACCTGTTTGGCGAACCTGCCAGTCGGTTTACGCTGATCAGGACCGGCAACGCAGCGCGGGGAACCTCCACTCGCCAGGCGTCTTCTCGATCCTTGTACGCCTTCGGACGCTTCTATGAGCGTTTTTCGCTCAACGATCCCGTGCCTGCCATCGAACAGCTCGCCTCTGAACTTGAACTGGGTCCTGTCGATACACAGGTCGACCCGCAGGTGGCCCTCTACGCTTTGCTCGAGCAGAATCATGATATCGACTGGGTGCGCCAACGCACGGCACGTCGTGCCACTTTACTTGACGTGCTGGCTGAGGAATGCTGGCCGGGATTAAGCATATCTGAGGAGCGCGAGAGGGCCACGGCAGGAATTCTAGCGGCGGGTAGTTTTGCACGCGCCTCTGCCCTTCCAGATACGCCGCCTCTCCTGTCCATGCGTATGCATCTCTTTTTCCGCGGGATCTATGGTATTTGGGCCTGTATGGACCCAGACTGCTCCGCTGCACCGCCTTTACCGACCAGCGTTGCGTCTCGCCCAGTCGGGAAGCTCTACATGGACCCTCGCCCTTGGTGCGAGTGCGGAGCACGGGTACTCGAGCTGTTTTCGTGCCGACATTGTGGATTGCTCTATCTCGGTGGCATTCCAGATTCTGCACAAGGCAGCCTTTGGCCCTGGAGCGACGACCTGAGCGGCAAACGGGAAGACATCCAGCAGTTTCAGATATTCGGCGTTGAGGCACCAGATGCTTATGCCTCGTGTGAATATCGCTCAACCCGGACCACCCTGCACACGCATCAGCATGATAGTTACGCACGCCCGGTGTATCCGGCCGAGCCGGCACAAGAAAATGATATCCAGGTCAGTCAATTTCCCAGTCAATGCCCGCGTTGTCGGAACTACCGCCAGATGGGGAAGGACGGACGGGAAGTCATTGAACCCTTACGCACGAAAGGCCCACGCACATTCTCAATTGTGGCCGAGGATGGTTTTCGTGTTCAGCCACGTGCGGCCTACGGTCCCCCTCCCAATTATGGACGCAAAACCCTGCTTTTTACGGATTCGCGGCAGGAAGCCGCTCAACTCGCGGCGGACTTGCGCGATGATCACCATAACGACATCTTTCGTCAACTCGTCTATCGCGTGCTGTTATCCTGCCCTGATTGTGCTGGCACCGGCTCTACCGAGGACGAGGGAAAAGGCCCCTATATTATTGGTCAGGAGCAGAGTGTGCAGACGAAACCGTGTACTACATGCATAGGCACGGGAAGACATCCCCATCCACAACCGATGACTTTTGAGCAGGTGCGTGAGCAGGTCATTGCTCTACAATTACAGCGCGGCATCAATCCAACCAATGGGCGCATCCGCGACTATTTCGCTCGGATGTACAATGGAGATGAAGCCTCTTACGAAGCCGCCTACAAAGAGGCAGAAACTGCGTTTCACGTTGGCTTGCGCCGTGAACTCTCCCAACGCGATTTTGCATTGGAGCCGTTGGGATTGGCGTACTGGCGCTTTGTGTTACCAGAACTCATTGGAGCATTTCCACAACTGAGCCAGGATGAGACGCGCCTTTTTCTCCAGGCTGTCACGCGCATCCTGGCAACCGAAAATGTGTTGCTGCCACCTCGTCCACTCGCTCCGTGGGAGTGGCCGGAAAACTTGGTGAAGGGGTACGAGCGAGCTGTGCTTGTCTGGGGATATGTCAAATCGCCTGGTGACGGACGCCAAACGATCTCGTATAACCTCCAGAACAAACGCAAGCTCGGACGCTATGTGATCGCTGTTTCAGAGGCGCTTGTCAGGCTGGGGCGCCTTCCTAACAGGGAGGCAGCCGCCAAATGGGTGAGCGAGCTCGTCACACCGCTCTGGAATGCACTGAAGGGATTAAATATCCTGGACAGGGCGGGCAAGAAATATGGCAACGAGGTTCCTTATGGCATTCGCATCGATGGATTTGAGTTGCAGCCGCTAGGGGACACAGTTCATCAATGCACTGCTTGTGCCTACATTATGGGTGGAGTGCTCTTTGATGTGTGCCTGCGCTGCGGCCAACGCACCAGCCCTACCCCCGTTTCGTCTATCCGCAATTTCTACCGACGCGCGGCACTGCACGCTCTGCCTGCGTCCTTGTTTGATGATCCCTATCCATTACGTTCTGCAGAACACACAGCACAGATTTCAGGCAAAGAAGCGCGTGACGAAGAGCGTTGGTTCCAGGACCTCTTTCACGATCACCAGCAGCCTGATGATTATCGCATTGATGTGCTTTCGGTCACAACCACGATGGAGATGGGCATTGACATCGGTAGCCTGTTAAGCGTAGGGATGCGCAATATGCCTCCAACCGTTGCCAACTACCAACAGCGTGCAGGCCGCGCAGGACGACGCGGAAGTGCGTTGGCGACGGTCCTGGCATTTGCGCAGTTTCGTCCTCACGATCAGTATTACTTCGCGCATCCGCCAGAAATTGTCAGTAACCCGCCGCGTGTTCCAGCTCTTTATCTCAATAATGCTGTCATTGCGCGCCGTCATGTGCGATCCTTGATTTTGCAGGATTTCTTCTCTTCCATGCTCAAGTCCAGGCAAGCATCACAACAGGGAAGCCTCTTCGCCGCCTGGGGTACCATCGCCGATTTTACCAATATGCAAGGCGCCGTACGTTTACGGCAATACCTGGCAACACATCGAGCTTCGCTGATTGCGCGCTGCGAACAGATCGTCGGTTCTGCCTTTCTCCATCGTCTCGGCGCATGGATAAGCGACCTGGTTGGGGAAGTGCAATCTACCGTCAATGGTGGTGAGGCGAAAGCAAGTGTCCTGCATGAACTCATCACGGCTGGTTACCTTCCGAAATATGCCTTCCCGGTGGACGTGGTGAGCCTTTTCATTCCATCAGAAAAATCGTCATATGACTATGACGAGTGGGAGATAATCGAAAACGATGGTATGGAGCGGGACCTGAAAATAGCCCTGGCCGAGTATGCGCCAGGAGCGGAAGTGATTCGGGGTAAGTTTCCCAATACCTATATCTATCAAAGTGTGGGCGTCTATGACCGGTACAACGCGAATCCTCACTATCATCCCTCTGGCGCATTGATAGAGTGCGCAGATTGTCAATCTATCATGCTCGTTGACAACATCGAGGATGCTCCGGACCAGTGCGCGGAATGCGGGAGTTTCCATGTGATGGCACTCCCTTATGTGCGTCCTCCAGGCTTCACCGTAGACTGTGCATTGCCCAATGGGGGCGGTGAATTGTACGAGAGGGGCGGGCGGGAACGCGGCGGGTACGCCATTCCACCTCGGCTGCTTGTAGGGGAAACATCCTTTACGACGGGCAAGCCACAAGTTCCCTTTGCCCCAAGCCTCTATGTCCGAGTTCGCCGAGGCAAGCTCTTTACCTGTAACAAAGGCCCAAATCCCGACTTTCCCGGCTTTATTATCTGCCCGGTGTGTGGGCGTGCGCTCGATCCAGATAACCCCGGCTCACACCGCTATCCAGCGAGTGTTCCACCGTTTAGCGGAAGAAACGCCGGGCCTCGTGCGGGTGATTGGTGTCCCAACACAACGGATTTCCGCAACCAGGTCATTCTCGGTCACCAGTTCGTCTCAGAGGTCATTCTTTTGGGAGTTGATCTGCCAGCGACGATGGATGCTCCTCTCCAACAGCCGTCGGGTAGAGCGGCCTGGTATTCGTTCGGCGTGCTCGTTGCGAATGCAGCGGCTATTATCTTGCAAATAGACCCCGGAGAACTCAAAGTTGGAGTTCGGGCGGTGCGGCGTGGGCTCGATCACCGCCTGCACGGTGAAGTCTTCCTCTACGATGACGTACCCGGTGGGGCGGGGTATGCACGCGCCATCGAGCAAAATATGCAGCCCATTTTAGAGAAGGCGTTGGAGTTGGGGGAGCAGTGTGCAAATCCAGCCTGTGGCGGGGCCTGCTATCATTGTATGTTTGATTATCGCAACCAGGCACTTCACCTGCTACTGGACCGAGCATTAGGTGCCGCACTGCTGCGCTTTGTACTTCGTCATCAGGAGCCATCGTTGAGTTCCGCCCACATGAGCCGTAGTGCAGTTCCGCTTGCAGAATATGCGAAGACGAGCTGGCAGATCTTACCCGGACGCGTTGTCGGAGATCAGTATTTCCCTTGCGTCCTGCGCGACCAGGAAGGCCTCGAGGTGGGAATCTGGGTCATCCATCCTTTGCAAGCCAGGCCAACGAGCGATGAGCGGCAAGCTTTCTTGAGTAAGCATGGTTTGCGCTGTGCCGTCCACACGACGTTTGACCTTGAGCGTCGTCCTTTCTGGGTTCTCAATCATCTGGTGACACGATGA
- a CDS encoding Druantia anti-phage system protein DruA yields MVTQLRELTDEVQSEEYSCIEESDLAELRERIRVELLAHLALIGLSPSPDGREQIYTKDLVRARHAAQRAAFREGEQQFLARYGRALLPHFAEGHEVIPEAVEPQISLVSSDTEDAALFRLATLLWSVPVSRGYGRRMRFLVRDRANGKLLGLFALTDPVFNLKARDTWIGWSLDERRQQLVHVMDAHIVGAVPPYSLLLGGKVTAALMASQEVSDTFAAKYNHRSGIISQQYKHAQLLLITVTSALGRSSLYNRLKLPGTVDFVHVGQTTGWGHFHIPQPLFLLMRELLRREGHPYASGHQFGQGPNWRLRVAREALRRVGLDPHMLQHGISREIYGVPLVPNWRECLRGEAEVGAAVRSSAASIGTLAVNRWLIPRASRYPDYVRWTRETTWEHLVGATQ; encoded by the coding sequence ATGGTGACGCAATTGAGGGAGCTTACCGATGAGGTACAGAGTGAAGAGTATAGTTGCATTGAAGAGAGTGATCTAGCTGAGTTGCGCGAACGCATCCGAGTGGAACTTCTAGCGCATCTCGCTCTTATTGGACTGAGTCCATCACCGGATGGGAGAGAGCAGATTTATACGAAGGATCTTGTGCGCGCCCGTCATGCAGCACAGAGGGCCGCGTTTAGAGAAGGCGAGCAGCAATTTCTTGCTCGCTATGGCCGCGCCCTTCTGCCACATTTTGCTGAGGGCCACGAAGTTATTCCTGAGGCTGTTGAGCCTCAGATCTCTCTCGTCTCGTCGGATACCGAAGATGCTGCTTTATTTCGCCTCGCGACGTTGTTATGGTCGGTGCCTGTCTCACGGGGGTATGGGCGCCGGATGCGTTTTCTTGTCCGCGATCGCGCTAATGGTAAGCTCCTCGGTCTCTTTGCCCTCACCGACCCCGTGTTTAACTTGAAGGCACGTGATACGTGGATTGGCTGGAGCCTTGATGAGCGGCGGCAGCAGCTTGTACACGTGATGGACGCCCATATTGTTGGAGCAGTGCCCCCCTATTCCCTGCTGCTCGGGGGAAAGGTTACCGCAGCGTTGATGGCGTCTCAAGAAGTCAGCGACACTTTTGCCGCCAAGTATAATCATCGGAGCGGCATTATCAGCCAGCAATATAAACATGCACAACTCCTGCTGATTACCGTCACCTCGGCACTCGGGCGCTCCTCCCTCTACAACCGCCTCAAACTGCCGGGGACGGTAGACTTTGTCCACGTTGGGCAGACCACCGGCTGGGGGCATTTTCACATTCCCCAGCCGCTTTTCCTGCTGATGCGGGAGCTTCTCCGCCGTGAAGGGCACCCTTACGCGTCTGGACACCAGTTCGGACAAGGACCAAACTGGCGCCTACGGGTAGCGCGCGAGGCTTTGCGCCGGGTTGGCCTCGACCCTCACATGCTTCAACACGGCATCAGTCGAGAAATCTATGGAGTTCCTCTCGTTCCTAATTGGCGAGAGTGTTTACGCGGGGAAGCAGAGGTTGGAGCGGCTGTGCGCTCTTCTGCGGCGAGCATCGGGACGCTTGCCGTCAATCGCTGGCTTATCCCGAGGGCGAGCAGGTATCCAGACTATGTGCGTTGGACAAGAGAAACCACCTGGGAGCATTTAGTAGGGGCAACTCAGTAG